Proteins encoded together in one Lysinibacillus sp. FSL K6-0232 window:
- a CDS encoding GntR family transcriptional regulator, with protein MFIQIEPNSDVPIYEQVTRQIIEGIARGEMKPGDTLPSVRSLAADLGVNMHTVNKSYHELEAKGIITIRAKSGAIVRSTEERALTPEQLRQIEKNLKPVVAEGMVLGATAEQIEHMMKKVFADLQIPAEGV; from the coding sequence ATGTTTATTCAAATAGAGCCAAATTCTGATGTACCGATCTATGAGCAGGTGACACGTCAAATTATTGAAGGAATTGCAAGGGGAGAAATGAAACCAGGTGATACTTTACCTTCTGTGCGAAGTTTAGCTGCTGATTTAGGGGTGAATATGCATACAGTCAATAAGAGCTATCATGAATTGGAGGCAAAAGGTATTATTACCATACGGGCCAAATCGGGAGCAATTGTACGCTCTACAGAGGAAAGAGCTTTAACGCCTGAACAATTGCGACAAATTGAAAAGAATTTAAAGCCTGTTGTGGCAGAAGGTATGGTGCTTGGCGCAACAGCAGAACAAATTGAGCACATGATGAAAAAGGTATTTGCTGATTTACAAATACCAGCAGAGGGAGTGTAG
- a CDS encoding DUF1648 domain-containing protein has translation MLLGVFSIIYIITLILQIIVPFIVRETIVFGVTVPEQNIKHSTLAKMKKRYTQIVGSAGFFLFIIMVISYKMLAPSESMQSFVLLGCLFGMLIVSMLLYWVNYQKVSALKKQEQWGLHIKQVRAVDLTARSRDEMLPWSFFAVPLAIPIFLMIYTVLHYDQMPANIAVHWGPNGEADAWKAKTYFTAMSLPILMLLMQCMMWGIADSIKRSAIKLAVNRKEESLEDQLKTRKYISWNLLLVSYALTILLTVLQLSNIYPSIIEGYKLLPLFILFLVVVLGSLVVYAMKKHKHKVHYKESIDSQVMDVDEDRYWKGGLIYMNRHDPSVFVEKRFGIGWTMNLANPRGYIVIGLPFILLLLISIFSL, from the coding sequence ATGTTACTTGGTGTTTTTAGTATAATCTACATCATAACGTTAATTTTGCAAATCATTGTGCCATTTATTGTCCGGGAAACGATTGTTTTTGGCGTAACAGTGCCAGAGCAAAATATTAAACATTCTACTTTAGCTAAGATGAAAAAGCGTTATACTCAAATTGTAGGAAGTGCAGGTTTTTTCTTGTTCATTATCATGGTTATTAGTTATAAAATGCTAGCTCCATCTGAATCCATGCAAAGCTTTGTTCTCCTTGGCTGCTTATTTGGTATGTTAATCGTAAGCATGCTGCTATACTGGGTGAATTATCAAAAGGTATCTGCGCTGAAAAAGCAGGAACAGTGGGGGCTGCATATTAAGCAGGTGCGAGCAGTTGACTTAACAGCACGTAGTCGCGATGAAATGCTACCATGGTCATTTTTTGCTGTGCCTCTAGCCATCCCTATATTTTTAATGATTTATACGGTGCTGCATTATGATCAAATGCCAGCAAATATAGCGGTGCACTGGGGACCAAATGGGGAAGCAGATGCTTGGAAAGCTAAAACATACTTCACAGCTATGTCATTGCCGATACTTATGCTGTTGATGCAATGCATGATGTGGGGAATTGCAGATTCCATTAAACGATCTGCCATTAAGCTAGCAGTGAATCGCAAGGAGGAATCATTGGAGGATCAACTAAAGACACGTAAATATATAAGTTGGAATCTTCTATTGGTAAGCTATGCTTTAACAATTTTATTGACGGTGTTGCAGTTAAGCAATATTTATCCTTCTATAATTGAGGGCTATAAACTTTTACCACTGTTTATTTTATTTTTAGTTGTTGTGCTTGGCTCACTAGTAGTGTATGCAATGAAAAAACATAAGCATAAAGTACACTATAAGGAAAGTATTGATTCACAAGTAATGGATGTCGATGAAGACCGCTATTGGAAGGGCGGTTTAATTTATATGAATCGCCATGACCCATCTGTTTTTGTGGAAAAACGCTTTGGTATCGGCTGGACAATGAACCTTGCTAACCCTAGAGGTTATATTGTGATTGGCTTGCCATTTATCTTATTACTGTTGATTTCCATTTTTTCATTATAA
- a CDS encoding response regulator transcription factor, translated as MKILVVDDDVHILQLVTIYLTKEGYQVLCAKNGQQALALLEENVPDLAVVDVMMPGMDGFTLTEILTQQYDISVLLLTAKGALADKERGFLAGSDDYVVKPFEPKELLFRIAAILRRLDKSNQATTQVGNLIIDRRSFEVGIGEDTLLLPLKEFELLALLASRPNQVFTRSYIMEQIWGYDYDGDEQTLTTHIKRIRERLNRYQTAVTITTVRGVGYKLEETR; from the coding sequence ATGAAAATACTTGTTGTTGATGATGATGTGCATATTTTACAGCTTGTAACAATTTATTTAACAAAAGAGGGCTATCAGGTGCTTTGTGCAAAAAATGGGCAGCAGGCATTGGCATTATTGGAGGAAAATGTACCTGATTTAGCTGTAGTTGATGTGATGATGCCAGGAATGGACGGTTTTACATTAACAGAGATATTAACACAGCAATATGATATTTCCGTTTTATTATTAACAGCAAAGGGTGCATTAGCCGATAAGGAGCGGGGCTTTTTGGCAGGCTCAGATGATTATGTTGTCAAGCCGTTTGAACCAAAAGAGTTATTATTTCGTATAGCGGCTATACTACGCAGGTTGGATAAAAGCAATCAAGCAACCACTCAGGTAGGGAACCTTATCATTGATCGCCGAAGCTTTGAGGTTGGGATTGGGGAAGATACGCTTCTATTGCCTCTAAAGGAATTTGAATTACTAGCATTACTGGCTTCACGTCCGAATCAGGTATTTACACGCAGCTATATTATGGAACAAATATGGGGCTATGACTATGACGGAGATGAGCAAACATTGACTACACATATTAAACGAATTCGTGAACGATTAAATCGCTATCAGACAGCTGTTACCATTACAACAGTGCGAGGCGTTGGCTATAAGTTAGAGGAAACTAGATGA
- a CDS encoding sensor histidine kinase: protein MKTLYGKFVIITMLVMVGSMGIGFLATNTYYHQVVKAKNDAKNVKIAQDIVNYIETAKPQDLDNYLATLGDIGYQIYVTTGDEARFFGGQYRDKTLPQSVIEDVLGGEIYHGMRDFPKETFVTGFFANELINTIGVPFRYNDQSYALFIRPDIRLLFSEVHTILAGLILVMTILSLLAMLLFARALIRPITKLTAATHQLAHEKFDTALDIERADEIGQLATSFTIMTEKLQENDRIRKEFISNVSHDFQSPLLNIQGYVDLLKNPQLLEQERQEYATIIELETKRLSTLTKQLLLLTSLDQSTRIMTQQPYRLDEQLKETIRKYRWQIEEAQLQLSYKMEQIIYKGDAELLQNVWDNLLTNAIKYNKEHGQIDIRLLEKTNSIDIFIEDNGIGMTSEQLSKVYERFYRADTSRTRQGTGLGLAIVKQIIELHGGTIQMESAINAGTKVTIHLPKLL, encoded by the coding sequence ATGAAAACGTTATATGGAAAATTTGTTATTATAACGATGCTTGTAATGGTTGGTAGTATGGGTATTGGCTTTTTAGCGACAAATACTTATTATCATCAAGTAGTAAAAGCTAAAAACGATGCGAAAAATGTAAAAATCGCACAGGATATTGTCAACTATATTGAAACGGCTAAACCACAGGATTTAGATAATTATTTAGCAACACTTGGCGATATTGGCTATCAAATTTATGTAACAACTGGTGATGAAGCACGCTTTTTTGGTGGGCAATATCGTGATAAAACATTGCCACAGTCGGTTATTGAGGATGTATTAGGTGGAGAAATCTATCATGGTATGCGGGACTTTCCAAAAGAAACCTTTGTAACAGGCTTTTTTGCGAATGAGCTTATTAATACAATTGGTGTACCCTTTCGTTATAATGATCAATCCTATGCATTATTTATTCGACCAGATATTCGACTATTATTTTCAGAAGTGCATACAATACTTGCTGGGTTAATTTTAGTGATGACAATATTGAGCCTACTTGCGATGCTATTGTTTGCAAGAGCATTGATTCGACCAATTACAAAGCTAACGGCTGCAACACATCAGCTTGCACATGAAAAGTTTGATACAGCACTTGATATTGAGCGGGCAGATGAAATAGGTCAATTAGCAACGAGCTTTACGATTATGACTGAAAAATTACAGGAAAATGATCGTATACGAAAGGAGTTTATTAGCAATGTATCACATGATTTTCAGTCGCCATTGCTAAATATTCAAGGCTATGTTGATCTCCTGAAAAATCCACAATTATTAGAGCAGGAACGGCAGGAGTATGCAACAATTATTGAGCTTGAAACAAAACGTCTATCTACATTAACAAAGCAATTATTATTACTAACATCACTCGATCAATCCACAAGAATAATGACACAACAGCCCTATCGCTTGGATGAGCAGCTAAAAGAAACGATAAGAAAATATCGTTGGCAGATTGAAGAGGCACAGCTCCAGCTTAGTTACAAAATGGAACAAATAATATATAAGGGAGATGCAGAGCTGCTCCAAAATGTTTGGGATAATTTGCTAACAAATGCTATCAAATATAATAAAGAGCATGGGCAGATCGATATCCGCCTGCTGGAGAAGACAAACTCTATTGATATTTTTATCGAGGATAATGGTATTGGAATGACATCTGAGCAATTATCAAAAGTATATGAACGTTTTTACCGTGCAGATACTTCTAGAACGAGGCAGGGCACAGGGCTGGGATTAGCGATTGTAAAGCAAATTATTGAGCTGCATGGTGGCACTATACAAATGGAAAGTGCTATAAATGCTGGCACAAAGGTTACTATTCATTTGCCTAAACTGTTATAA